The Apteryx mantelli isolate bAptMan1 chromosome Z, bAptMan1.hap1, whole genome shotgun sequence genome has a segment encoding these proteins:
- the ST8SIA3 gene encoding alpha-N-acetylneuraminate alpha-2,8-sialyltransferase ST8SIA3, with amino-acid sequence MRSCKMVRVASVLGLVMLSVALLILSLISYVSLKKDNIFGAPRSAGAGGPRMYMFHAGFRSQFALKFLDPSFVPITNSLTHELQEKPSKWTFNRTAFAHQRQEILQHVDVIKNFSLTKNSVRIGQLMHYDYSSHKYVFSISNNFRSLLPDVSPILNKHYNICAVVGNSGILTGSQCGQEIDKSDFVFRCNFAPTEAFQKDVGRKTNLTTFNPSILEKYYNNLLTIQDRNNFFLSLKKLDGAILWIPAFFFHTSATVTRTLVDFFVEHRGQLKVQLAWPGNIMQHVNRYWKNKHLSPKRLSTGILMYTLASAICEEIHLYGFWPFGFDPNTREDLPYHYYDKKGTKFTTKWQESHQLPAEFQLLYRMHGEGLAKLTLSHCA; translated from the exons ATGCGGAGCTGCAAGATGGTCCGGGTGGCCAGCGTGCTGGGGCTGGTGATGCTCAGCGTCGCGCTGCTCATCCTCTCCCTCATCAGCTACGTCTCCCTCAAGAAGGACAACATCTTCggcgcgccccgctccgccggcgcgggggggccccgcATGTACATGTTCCACGCGGGATTCAG GTCCCAGTTCGCCCTGAAGTTCCTGGACCCCTCGTTTGTGCCCATCACAAACTCCCTGACCCACGAGCTGCAGGAGAAGCCCTCCAAGTGGACGTTCAACAGGACAGCGTTCGCACATCAGAG gcAAGAAATCCTTCAGCATGTTGATGtaataaagaatttttctttGACCAAGAACAGTGTTCGGATTGGACAACTGATGCACTATGATTATTCCAGCCATAAGTATGTTTTTTCTATTAGCAATAACTTCAGATCACTGCTTCCAGATGTGTCACCGATCCTGAATAAGCATTATAACATTTGCGCTGTGGTTGGAAACAGTGGAATCCTGACTGGGAGTCAGTGTGGACAAGAAATAGAtaaatctgattttgtttttcgTTGCAATTTTGCTCCAACTGAGGCTTTCCAAAAAGATGTTGGAAGGAAAACCAATCTTACGACCTTCAATCCCAGCATCCTGGAGAAGTATTACAACAATCTTTTGACCATTCAGGATcgcaacaacttttttttaagtttaaaaaagctTGACGGGGCCATTCTTTGGATCCCCGCTTTTTTCTTCCACACGTCAGCAACAGTCACAAGAACACTGGTTGACTTCTTTGTTGAGCATAGAGGGCAATTGAAAGTCCAGTTGGCTTGGCCAGGAAATATAATGCAACACGTTAACAG ATACTGGAAAAACAAGCATTTGTCACCCAAGCGGCTGAGCACAGGTATTCTCATGTACACCCTTGCTTCTGCGATATGTGAAGAGATTCACTTGTATGGATTCTGGCCGTTCGGATTCGATCCCAACACCAGGGAAGATCTCCCTTACCATTACTATGATAAGAAAGGAACGAAGTTCACGACCAAGTGGCAGGAGTCCCACCAGCTGCCTGCAGAGTTCCAGCTGCTCTACAGGATGCATGGTGAAGGACTGGCCAAACTCACCTTGTCGCATTGTGCCTAA